The genomic DNA CCGGCTGCGCGGCGTCTGGATAAGATCTCCTACGAAGAGATGTTGGAAATGGCAAGCCTCGGCGCCAAGGTGCTGCAGAGTCGCTCGGTGGAGTTTGCGGCCAAGTACTCCGTGCCGGTGGAGGTCAATTCAAGTTTCAAAGAAGGAAAGGGAACGCTCGTGACACGTGAAGATGCCGATATGGAAGGGGTCATGGTGTCGGGTGTGACGGGGGACCGCAATCAGGCCAAGATTACGATTGTCGGTGTGCCGGATCGGCCAGGGATCGCCGCGCGCGTATTCGGGGCCGTGGCCAATGCCAACATTGTGGTGGATATGATCATCCAAAACGTCAGCCAGGCCTCCACCACCGACATTTCGTTCACGGTCCCCAAGGCTGATTTGCGTAATGCCGTCGATCTCGTTCAGCGTCTGTCCGAAGAGATCGGCGCCCGGTCGGTGGCTGTGACGGAATCCATCGCCAAGGTGTCGCTCATCGGGGTGGGTATGCGGTCGCATTCCGGAGTGGCGGCAAAGATGTTCGAGGTGCTCTCGCGCGAAGGCGTGAACATCATGATGATCAGCACGTCGGAAATTAAGATTTCCTGTGTCATCGAGGAAAAGTATTTGGAATTGGCCATGCGTACGCTTCACACGGCGTTCGGCCTGGATCGGGTTTCGGCGCCTGCCCTGGGCTAGTCTGCTCGGAGGGCGGTCACGGTCGGTGTGCCGTCTCCTCGACAGGTCCGTCATGACCCTGCTACTCTCACATCTATGAAACGTCGCAACACAGCGCCGCGGCGCCCTCGCGGTTCGGAACCTGTTTCGGTGCCGTCGCTCACGGCGGCGCAGGCGTCCGCGCTCGAAATCTACGATACCACCTTGCGGGATGGGGCTCAGGCGGAGGATGTCAGTTTCTCCGTGGAGGATAAACTCCGGGTGGCGCAACGGTTGGATGAACTCGGTGTGCATTTCATTGAAGGTGGGTGGCCTGGCGCGAATCCGAAAGACATCGAGTTCTTTCGCACGGTCAAGACCATTCCCTTTAAGAATGCGACCATCGTGGCGTTCGGGTCGACGCGCAAAGCCAGCAACTCGGTTCGAAAAGATAAAAATCTTCAAGAACTGCTCGCGTCAGGAACTCCGACCATTACGCTCTTCGGCAAGAGTTGGTCGTTTCAAGTGACGGATGCACTGGGCATTGCGCTCGCCAAGAATTTGGAGTTGATCGAAGACTCGATTCACTACCTGCGGTCCAAGGATCGCCGGGTGTTTTACGATGCCGAGCATTTTTTCGACGGGTATAAGGCCAATCCCGACTATGCGTTGCAGACGATTCGCAGAGCGATTGCCGGAGGAGCCGAGCGGGTCATTCTCTGTGATACCAACGGCGGGACCATGCCGTGGGAAATCCGTGAAATTTGCCGCATTGTGAAGCAGGAATGTCCCGTGCCATTGGGGATTCATGCGCACAACGACAGCGAAATGGCGGTGGCGAACTCGCTCGTCGCCGTGGAGTCGGGCATTCTGCAGGTGCAGGGGACGATCAACGGCATCGGTGAACGATGCGGCAATGCCAATCTCTGCTCCATCATCCCGAATCTACAGTTGAAAATGCAGCGGCCTGCGCTCGGCAATAAGCTGACGCACCTGAAGGATGTATCCGGGTTCGTGACGGAGATCGCCAACCTGATGCCCAATAAGCGGCAACCGTATGTCGGTGACGCGGCGTTTGCGCACAAGGGCGGCGTGCATATTCATGCGGTGCTCAAGAATGCGGCGACCTACGAACACATCGATCCCGCAGCGGTCGGAAACCGCCGTCGGATCTTGGTGTCGGATTATGCGGGGCGCAGCGGGCTCCTGGAAAAGGTTGAAGCGTACGGCATTTCACTGAACAAGAATCACGCAAAGTTGCAGGAACTGGTCGAGACGCTCAAGGAGCGTGAAAGCCAAGGGTATCAATTCGAAGGCGCGGAAGGAT from Nitrospira sp. ND1 includes the following:
- a CDS encoding aspartate kinase, with the protein product MALIVQKYGGTSVGTVERIHRVAERVERAQKDGHQVVVVLSAMSGETDRLLKLAHEVTGAPDERELDMLLSTGERVTIALLAMELRGRGVNARSFTGRQVGIHTDSAHTKARISRVTADRIKEALSAGVIPVVAGFQGINASSDVTTLGRGGSDLTAVALAAALKADRCIIYTDVDGVYTADPNIVPAARRLDKISYEEMLEMASLGAKVLQSRSVEFAAKYSVPVEVNSSFKEGKGTLVTREDADMEGVMVSGVTGDRNQAKITIVGVPDRPGIAARVFGAVANANIVVDMIIQNVSQASTTDISFTVPKADLRNAVDLVQRLSEEIGARSVAVTESIAKVSLIGVGMRSHSGVAAKMFEVLSREGVNIMMISTSEIKISCVIEEKYLELAMRTLHTAFGLDRVSAPALG
- the cimA gene encoding citramalate synthase; translated protein: MPSLTAAQASALEIYDTTLRDGAQAEDVSFSVEDKLRVAQRLDELGVHFIEGGWPGANPKDIEFFRTVKTIPFKNATIVAFGSTRKASNSVRKDKNLQELLASGTPTITLFGKSWSFQVTDALGIALAKNLELIEDSIHYLRSKDRRVFYDAEHFFDGYKANPDYALQTIRRAIAGGAERVILCDTNGGTMPWEIREICRIVKQECPVPLGIHAHNDSEMAVANSLVAVESGILQVQGTINGIGERCGNANLCSIIPNLQLKMQRPALGNKLTHLKDVSGFVTEIANLMPNKRQPYVGDAAFAHKGGVHIHAVLKNAATYEHIDPAAVGNRRRILVSDYAGRSGLLEKVEAYGISLNKNHAKLQELVETLKERESQGYQFEGAEGSFELLMRKAMGSHRPSFQLLGFRVIVEKKQEHGLLLSEATVMVKVGEVVEHTAAVGAGPVNALDHALRKALEKFYPQLREVKLLDYKVRVLSADKGTESKVRVLIESGDHKDKWGTVGVSENIMEASWQALADSIEYKLLLADR